From Canis lupus familiaris isolate Mischka breed German Shepherd chromosome 16, alternate assembly UU_Cfam_GSD_1.0, whole genome shotgun sequence, one genomic window encodes:
- the LEPROTL1 gene encoding leptin receptor overlapping transcript-like 1, producing the protein MAGIKALISLSFGGAIGLMFLMLGCALPIYNQYWPLFVLFFYILSPIPYCIARRLVDDTDAMSNACKELAIFLTTGIVVSAFGLPIVFARAHLIEWGACALVLTGNTVIFATILGFFLVFGSNDDFSWQQW; encoded by the exons ATGGCCGGCATCAAAG CTTTGATTAGTTTGTCCTTTGGAGGAGCAATTGGGCTGATGTTTTTGATGCTTGGATGTGCCCTTCCAATATACAA ccaaTACTGGCctctctttgttctgtttttttacaTCCTTTCACCTATTCCATACTGCATAGCGAGAAGATTAGTGGATGACACAGATGCTATGAGTAACGCTTGTAAGGAACTTGCCATATTTCTTACAACAGGCATTGTTGTCTCAGCTTTTGGGCTCCCTATTGTGTTTGCCAGAGCACATCTg ATTGAGTGGGGAGCTTGTGCACTTGTTCTCACAGGAAACACAGTCATCTTTGCAACTATACTGGGCTTTTTCTTGGTCTTTGGAAGCAATGATGACTTCAGCTGGCAGCAGTGGTGA